The proteins below are encoded in one region of Thioalkalivibrio sp. K90mix:
- the rplE gene encoding 50S ribosomal protein L5: MERLREEYESNVKQALQKQFSYANVMEIPRVTKVTLNMGLGDAVADKKIIEHAVSDMTAIAGQKPVVTKARKSIAGFKIRDGYPIGCKVTLRSRQMYEFLDRLINVALPRVRDFRGFSAKAFDGRGNYSMGIKEQIIFPEIDYDRVDKIRGMDITITTSAKTDEEAKALLEAFRFPFRN; this comes from the coding sequence ATGGAACGCTTGAGAGAAGAATACGAATCCAACGTGAAGCAGGCGCTGCAGAAGCAGTTCAGCTATGCCAACGTGATGGAGATCCCGCGTGTCACCAAGGTGACCCTGAATATGGGTCTGGGTGATGCAGTTGCGGACAAGAAGATCATTGAGCACGCGGTCAGTGACATGACGGCCATCGCCGGGCAGAAGCCCGTGGTGACGAAGGCCCGCAAGTCGATCGCCGGGTTCAAGATCCGTGACGGCTATCCGATCGGTTGCAAGGTGACCCTTCGTAGCCGGCAGATGTACGAGTTCCTCGATCGCCTGATCAACGTGGCGTTGCCGCGCGTGCGAGACTTCCGTGGTTTCAGTGCCAAGGCGTTCGATGGCCGTGGGAACTACTCCATGGGTATCAAGGAACAGATCATCTTTCCCGAGATTGATTATGACCGTGTCGACAAGATTCGCGGCATGGACATCACGATCACAACCAGCGCGAAGACGGACGAGGAAGCCAAGGCCCTGCTAGAAGCCTTCCGTTTCCCGTTCCGGAACTAA
- the rplF gene encoding 50S ribosomal protein L6, with the protein MSRIANLPIKLPNGVAVEQADGEIKVKGPKGELQLSCPEAVTVAVEDGVVQVKPNEHAKNTALAGTIRAILGNHVHGVSEGFERKLELVGVGYRAQMQGAKLNLTLGYSHPIEFEVPEGVTIETPSATEVVVKGTDRQKVGQVAANIRAFRPPEPYKGKGVKYKDERIVRKEAKKK; encoded by the coding sequence ATGTCGCGCATTGCAAACCTGCCGATCAAGCTGCCCAACGGCGTGGCCGTGGAGCAGGCGGACGGCGAGATCAAGGTCAAGGGCCCGAAGGGCGAGTTGCAGCTGAGCTGCCCCGAGGCCGTCACGGTCGCCGTTGAAGACGGTGTCGTTCAGGTCAAGCCCAACGAGCACGCCAAGAACACGGCCCTGGCGGGCACGATCCGCGCCATCCTGGGCAACCATGTGCATGGCGTGAGTGAAGGCTTCGAGCGCAAGCTCGAGCTGGTGGGCGTCGGCTACCGCGCGCAGATGCAGGGCGCGAAGCTGAACCTGACGCTGGGCTACTCGCATCCGATCGAGTTTGAAGTGCCCGAAGGGGTCACGATCGAGACGCCCAGCGCGACCGAGGTCGTAGTGAAGGGGACGGATCGCCAGAAGGTGGGCCAGGTGGCTGCGAACATTCGCGCCTTCCGCCCGCCGGAGCCCTACAAGGGCAAGGGCGTGAAGTACAAAGACGAGCGCATTGTGCGTAAAGAAGCCAAGAAGAAGTAG
- the rpsH gene encoding 30S ribosomal protein S8 gives MMTDPISDMLTRVRNAQRANKEQVAIPFSKAKERILKVFADEGYVGDVQVDGEAAQKKLVVKLKYFEGRPVIESVERISRPGLRIYRGKDELPRINQGLGVAVISTPQGVMSDRAARAAGQGGEVLCKIY, from the coding sequence ATGATGACCGATCCGATTTCCGACATGCTGACCCGCGTGCGCAATGCGCAGCGCGCGAACAAGGAGCAGGTCGCGATCCCGTTCAGCAAGGCCAAGGAGCGAATCCTCAAGGTGTTTGCCGACGAGGGCTATGTGGGCGACGTCCAGGTGGACGGCGAGGCCGCGCAGAAGAAGCTGGTGGTGAAGCTGAAATATTTCGAGGGGCGTCCGGTCATCGAGAGCGTTGAACGGATCTCCCGCCCGGGCTTGCGGATCTACCGCGGCAAGGATGAGCTCCCGCGCATTAACCAGGGGCTCGGTGTCGCGGTGATTTCCACGCCGCAGGGTGTCATGAGTGATCGCGCAGCCCGGGCCGCCGGCCAGGGCGGCGAGGTCCTCTGCAAGATTTACTGA
- the rplR gene encoding 50S ribosomal protein L18, whose translation MDKKEARLKRARRARFKIRELGVHRLCIHRTPRHMYAQIIAPSGDAVVAAASTVEKELKSAGNTGNAEAAARVGQAIAERAKKAGIEQVAFDRAGFRYHGRVKALADAARENGLQF comes from the coding sequence GTGGACAAGAAAGAGGCCAGACTTAAGAGGGCGCGTCGCGCGCGGTTCAAGATCCGCGAGCTGGGGGTGCATCGTCTCTGTATTCACCGGACGCCCCGCCACATGTATGCGCAGATCATTGCCCCTTCGGGCGACGCGGTCGTGGCTGCGGCCTCCACCGTCGAGAAGGAGCTGAAGAGCGCCGGCAACACCGGGAACGCCGAAGCGGCGGCCCGCGTCGGGCAGGCGATCGCCGAGCGCGCAAAGAAAGCCGGAATCGAACAGGTCGCGTTCGACCGTGCGGGCTTTCGTTATCACGGACGGGTCAAGGCCCTGGCCGATGCCGCCCGTGAAAACGGCCTGCAGTTCTAG
- the rpmD gene encoding 50S ribosomal protein L30, giving the protein MSKLKLTLVRSTAGRLKNHKACVRGLGLRKTHSTSVIEATPENLGMVRKVSYLLKVEEV; this is encoded by the coding sequence ATGAGCAAGCTGAAACTGACCCTGGTGCGCAGCACCGCCGGACGGCTGAAGAACCACAAGGCCTGTGTCCGCGGCCTCGGCCTGCGCAAGACCCACAGCACCTCTGTGATCGAGGCCACCCCCGAGAATCTCGGCATGGTCCGCAAGGTGTCGTACCTGCTGAAGGTAGAGGAAGTCTGA
- the rpsN gene encoding 30S ribosomal protein S14 yields the protein MAKTSMIEREKKRARLVQKYAAKRAELKAILVDETKSSEERLAAMHALQKLPRDSAAVRQTNRCGVTGRPKGYYRRFGLGRNKLREHAMKGEIPGLRKSSW from the coding sequence ATGGCGAAGACATCGATGATCGAGCGCGAGAAAAAGCGCGCCCGTCTGGTCCAGAAATATGCCGCAAAGCGTGCGGAACTGAAGGCCATCCTGGTGGACGAAACCAAGTCCTCCGAGGAACGCCTGGCCGCGATGCATGCATTGCAGAAACTGCCGCGCGACTCCGCGGCGGTGCGACAGACCAACCGCTGTGGCGTCACCGGTCGCCCGAAAGGTTATTACCGTCGGTTCGGTCTTGGGCGGAACAAGCTGCGGGAGCACGCCATGAAGGGCGAAATCCCGGGCCTGCGCAAGTCGAGCTGGTAA
- the rplO gene encoding 50S ribosomal protein L15: MRLNDISSPAGARKPGKRVGRGIGSGLGKTGGRGHKGQKSRSGGFTKTGFEGGQMPLQRRLPKVGFRSRKQRYSAEVRLSELAKVDGEITLESLKKAGVIPEITQTAKIFASGEVTQACVVKGVGVTKGAKAAIEAAGGSVEAE; this comes from the coding sequence ATGCGACTCAACGATATTTCCAGTCCCGCCGGCGCCCGCAAGCCGGGCAAGCGTGTGGGTCGTGGTATCGGCTCCGGTCTGGGCAAGACCGGCGGTCGTGGCCACAAGGGCCAGAAGTCCCGCTCGGGCGGTTTCACCAAGACCGGATTCGAGGGCGGCCAGATGCCGTTGCAGCGCCGTCTGCCCAAGGTGGGCTTTCGTTCGCGCAAGCAGCGCTATTCGGCCGAGGTGCGCCTGAGTGAACTGGCCAAGGTCGACGGCGAGATTACGCTGGAGAGCCTGAAGAAGGCCGGCGTGATCCCCGAGATTACCCAGACCGCGAAGATCTTTGCGTCCGGTGAAGTCACCCAGGCCTGCGTCGTCAAGGGCGTGGGCGTGACCAAGGGGGCCAAGGCAGCCATTGAGGCGGCCGGCGGGAGCGTCGAGGCCGAATAA
- the rpsE gene encoding 30S ribosomal protein S5 yields MARNDVSEATDGLQEKLIGVNRVAKVVKGGRQFRFAALTVVGDGEGRVGFGYGKAREVPQAIQKAMQQARQEMRDVSLKDGTLHYAVNGRHGAAKVYMQPASEGTGVIAGGAMRAVLEVAGVHNVLAKCVGSRNPINVVQATIDGLTKVNSPERVAAKRGKSVDEVTS; encoded by the coding sequence ATGGCACGTAATGATGTAAGCGAAGCCACCGACGGCCTGCAGGAAAAGCTGATCGGCGTGAACCGCGTGGCCAAGGTGGTCAAGGGCGGGCGCCAGTTCCGCTTTGCCGCGTTGACCGTGGTGGGCGATGGTGAAGGCCGTGTTGGCTTCGGCTATGGCAAGGCCCGCGAGGTCCCGCAGGCGATCCAGAAGGCGATGCAGCAGGCGCGTCAGGAGATGCGCGATGTGTCACTGAAGGACGGCACGCTGCACTATGCGGTCAACGGCCGTCATGGCGCCGCCAAGGTCTACATGCAGCCGGCCTCCGAGGGTACGGGTGTCATCGCCGGTGGTGCGATGCGCGCGGTGCTCGAAGTGGCGGGTGTGCACAACGTGCTGGCCAAGTGTGTTGGCTCGCGCAATCCGATCAACGTCGTGCAGGCGACCATCGACGGGCTCACGAAGGTGAACTCGCCGGAACGTGTCGCTGCCAAGCGCGGCAAGTCTGTCGACGAAGTGACGAGCTAG
- the secY gene encoding preprotein translocase subunit SecY codes for MARGATARSGGGLTGFTELRQRLLFVLGALVVYRIGTFIPVPGINPVAVSQFFEQQSGTILDMFNMFSGGALERLSIFALGVMPYISAAIIMQLLAATVPALQQLKKEGEQGRRKITQYTRYGTVALALFQSIGIGIALNGQTIQGMPMALNPGPIFIFTVVVSLVTGTLFLMWLGEQITERGIGNGISIIIFAGIVAGLPGAIGGTLELARTGELAAAFVVILIVLALAVTAFVVFVERGQRRVTINYAKRQVGRKVVGGQSSHLPLKLNMAGVIPPIFASSIILFPSTLGQWFGQAEGMDWLRELSTTLAPGQPLYVGFYAAAIIFFCFFYTALVFNSRDTAENLKKQGAFIPGIRPGVQTERFIDGVMTRLTAVGAVYITAVCLLPEFLILYWNVPFYFGGTSLLIIVIVVMDFMAQLQSHLVSHQYEGLMKKANLKGFGGTGIR; via the coding sequence ATGGCGCGTGGAGCGACAGCACGATCCGGTGGCGGGCTCACCGGCTTTACCGAGTTGCGTCAACGCCTGCTGTTCGTGCTGGGCGCTCTGGTCGTCTACCGCATCGGGACGTTCATCCCGGTGCCGGGGATCAACCCGGTCGCCGTATCGCAGTTCTTCGAACAGCAAAGCGGCACGATCCTGGACATGTTCAACATGTTTTCCGGAGGTGCGCTGGAGCGGCTGTCGATCTTCGCCCTCGGGGTGATGCCGTATATCTCGGCCGCGATCATTATGCAGTTGCTGGCCGCGACCGTGCCCGCGCTGCAACAGCTGAAGAAGGAAGGCGAGCAAGGCCGCCGCAAGATTACGCAGTACACGCGCTACGGGACCGTGGCGCTGGCGCTGTTTCAGAGTATTGGGATCGGGATCGCGCTGAACGGCCAGACCATTCAGGGGATGCCGATGGCGCTGAACCCGGGCCCGATCTTTATCTTCACGGTGGTCGTATCGCTGGTGACCGGGACGTTGTTCCTGATGTGGCTGGGCGAACAGATCACCGAACGCGGCATTGGCAACGGGATCTCGATTATTATCTTCGCCGGGATCGTGGCGGGTCTGCCGGGTGCCATTGGCGGGACCCTGGAACTGGCGCGTACCGGTGAGCTGGCGGCGGCATTTGTGGTGATCCTGATCGTGCTGGCGCTGGCGGTGACCGCCTTCGTGGTGTTTGTCGAACGCGGGCAGCGGCGGGTCACGATCAACTACGCCAAGCGTCAGGTCGGAAGAAAGGTCGTCGGTGGCCAGTCCTCGCACCTGCCGCTGAAGCTGAACATGGCGGGCGTGATCCCGCCGATCTTCGCGTCGAGTATCATTCTGTTCCCCTCGACCCTGGGGCAATGGTTTGGGCAGGCGGAAGGCATGGACTGGCTGCGCGAGCTGTCGACGACGCTCGCGCCTGGTCAGCCGCTGTACGTGGGCTTCTACGCGGCGGCCATCATTTTCTTCTGTTTCTTCTATACCGCGCTGGTGTTCAATTCGCGCGATACGGCGGAAAACCTGAAGAAGCAGGGCGCCTTTATCCCGGGGATCCGGCCGGGCGTCCAGACGGAACGGTTTATCGACGGGGTCATGACCCGGTTGACCGCGGTGGGTGCGGTGTACATTACCGCCGTGTGTCTGCTTCCGGAGTTCCTGATCCTGTACTGGAACGTGCCCTTCTACTTTGGTGGGACGTCGCTGCTGATCATCGTGATCGTGGTGATGGACTTCATGGCCCAGTTGCAATCGCACCTGGTGTCGCACCAATACGAAGGATTGATGAAAAAGGCGAATCTGAAGGGGTTCGGCGGGACCGGGATCCGCTAG